The stretch of DNA TAACCTTGCATCTCAGAGACTTCTCTTGGCTCTCCCTTGTGGTGGACGGTGATGGTGTCGATGGATTTGTAAGGTTAGGGTTAGGTTTTGGTGGAGGAGCTGAACAAACTGGGATCACTGATCTGATGTGAACAGCTGGAGCCAGTTTCTGATGGTTTAACCCAAAACTTGGGAAGTGCAAAAGGTTACTATAGTTGTTTCTTCTTGACTCCACTGATGATGATAAAGCAGGCGATTTGATTATCAACTCTGGCTTAGGAGGAATAGGATCATCTAGGCTCTGTTTCCTCTCTGCATATTCTTGACACTTCTCTAGCAATGACTTGACTTTGGATTCTTGTTGTGGGAGATTtgttcttgatggccagaatctaggtggtggtggtgagggtgatgaagatgaagcttcATTGGTATAAAGATTGATCGATTTGAGTTGCTCACACAACAAGTCTCTTGTGGTTGTTGTTTGGCGAATTGTTCTGATgactgttcttcttcttgactgATTTGGTTCTCTTCTTCTGACTTCTTTGGGTCTAAATCTTGAAAGGACTCTTGCAACTACCTCTTGTTCCTTCTCTTCACCTCTCAGTGGGTCCAATCTTGGCACTGTGTAGGAAAGTGTGAAATGAGAGACATAACAACAAAGATTGAGTAAAAAGGGTTGGAGGTTAGTTTTGGGTACTTTTTCTCAAGGAGAACCAAGCTGCAACAGCTGCATTCTTCTCAGCTTGCTTCTTAGTCTTTGCTGATTCTCCCTTGAAACTCATTCCAGCAAGCTCCACATTGCAAGAGAATGTTGGGATGTGACCAGGTCCTGATCTCACACTTGTGTAAACAGGTAGATCAAGACCAGCTCGATGTGCTGTCTCCTGAAGCAGATTCTTGTAGATCCCAGTCTCATCCTTAGAAAAAACAACCAAACAGCATGAGCACTTTGAAAACATGATTCAAATAATGAGAAAGAACTTTGCATGCTTTTGAGGGAATTTAGACTTACTAGAACCCTAGCAGTTAGAGATTTTGAAGGACCCTTGGAAGAGAGAGCACAAAGAGCAACTTCCGCAGCTGAATGCTCAGCTTGTCTGAGAGTGGAACAATAGCTTGGGCTTTCAAATTTCTCACCATTGAAGTTTACACTAGCTTTGAATCTTGGAGCATGATCTGGTCCTTCTCTTGTGCATGTATATGAAGGGAGATTGAAACAACTTCTCTGTGCTAGCTCTTGCAACTGATTCTTATACATACTTTGAGgcctttgaaaaaaaaagcagagagattgagaagacgATTAAAGAGCAACAAAATTTGAACTCTATCAGCTATAAGGGTTTAAAGAGAAGACAAAGGAAACCCACCTGCTTAAATTGGTATTTAAGTGTTGGTGTCTTTTATATAAACAGAAGAGCGTGTCTCTATCATGTGATGGACCTTAAGGCTCTACAGTGTTCaagggaaagagagagggagagagagaagtagcaaaaatacaaagaaactcACTTGGTTTAAGTTGCCATTGAAGGTTTTTGGTGTAATAAGTgtctgaataaaaaaaaaaaaagcttaggGCTCTCTGATGTTGAAAGTGAATTTAGAGGACAGACagataaaagatgaaaataataGTTTCAGAGGTTTTAGAGCTCTCTTACATGGTGGTTTTATCACAAGTAAGGTTCCTAATAAAGAGGAGCAGAGGCTACTAAATGATAATAGTGACATTTCAATTGAACCATGGTccattgttatatttttttttttttccttcaaacaCTCCATTATATTAGATTAAAAGTTTACAAGCTTCCTTTGAAGAGGAGCCAAATACACCAATAATCTTACACAGGAggataaaataaactacaaataaCGATcttaaaaagaacataaaacaaGCTTTAAAGCTTGACTTGAAACCATAAAAGTGACAAGATACATAAAGAGGACAACAAGTCCTAAGGGTAGAGAGTTGCCTCACACAGTGAGACCGCTCATGGTGAAGGATGACCGACCACTGCCACATAGTCAGCCACCATGATAACCATTCCTGCAGACGTTGCAAAAGAACGAACGCGGTGTTTGGATTCCGTGCGTGCACCAAAGATCCCTGGAAAAGGTGGTCACACGCTGGACAAGACGAGAGTCTTGAAAACCAAGAACCTGAAAGGACACTTGGAGAAGGTATTGTGTTGTACAAAGCTTCAATTGCCATTACTATGTCTACCAAAAGACACAAGCGAAGAGGAGAGACAGCAAAATCCTTGATTAGTTGTAAAATCCATATGCCTAATTTTAGAGGGGCTTTCTTGAAGTATTTCCTAAAAAGATAGGCATACACTCTTCCATTTGAGGTCCAttgttatatttaatatatatgttgtatatatttgtctctCCATCTATATAAATGTATGTAGTACTGATGAAAATCTTATCGACTCTCTTTAAGATCCTGTCTTTATGATCTGCTGTTTTAGATTTTCAGAAAATTcattaaaactctataattcAAGGCTTTAATAATTGATTTGGACATTTTCTTGACTATGTCTTTGACACTGCGGAGACCTTTAGCACACTCTTCTTCTGTAACCTTGTcctatgaaacaaaaacaaattgtattAATATAGAGGAGAAACAAATTGAATTAatatagaacaaaaaacaacaagagCATTAAGGGGCTCTTATGCATTAACTGTAGAGCCATGCTTCAGTGaacaactataaaaatgttCCGTCTTTTGGTCCACATGTCTTAATAATTCAGCTTCAGCTTCTTGATAATAAGagaattcttttgtttttctctaataCCTTAAAACATAGATCTCTGGTTAAATGTATTAACATACAGCTAaaagaaaagtagaagaaaaaaaaaaaacaaatccagaAGAAGCTCACTCATACAAACAGCACACCAATTCAACCTTTGAATACCACAACAAAGCCAACCCAACCCAACACAACCACTTTCCACATTAAGAACACTAGCAAGTTCTATCCCTCCACAAACCACAAGACTGATTTTAAGCTGAATaatccaaaacacacacatttgaaaaagcaaagaaaaagtaACTCCCCTCAGATTTTCTCTAAACCTGTATTCACCATACCGAAATTTCGGCTCTGTTCTTTCTTCATTCAGTTTCTAAACCGTGTATTCAATTATGTAGGCCGGTTCTCAGTTACTAAACCGCTTCCGCTGCTGCTTCCTCCGccgttttggttttgttctcctACTCTGGCTGCTAAGGCCATAACTTCTGGTGACATGTCCCAGCTTCCGCTTTTCCTTCCCCAGCTTGAGCGTCTCGGGTGCATTCCCGGCCTATCACTCTGTTCATCAACTGTTGTCCTAATGTCTGGAGATAGCTCGCCTAACTCACCGTCCTTAACATGTAACCGCTCATTGTTACCATGTTTACCGTCACCATGATCTGACATTGTCGGACCCATGTCTGCCCAAACAGCCTTCCTTCCCATTTCAATGTCATCATTGGCTTTACCCATGTTTGGACTCATAAAACCGCCTGCTACAGATCTAGGAGGCAATGGAGGTTCTCGCTGGACCATGGCTCTGAAGTCATTCTTTGAAGGAGGGATTGAGGAACAAAACGTTTCTTTAAAGTTATTAACAACTCCCTTGTTATGTGGGTTGCTTCGTCGATCATATCTGTAACGGAAATTCTCATATGTAGTCTGCATTAAACAAAGGAAAATCGACGGTTACAGTGATTCCGAATTTTCTAAAATAGAGGAATCAGGATTGGATTGGTTAGCAACATACCTGGTTCGTGCTGATGAGATATAGATGGAACACTGTTAAGCCACCAACAAACCACATTGATATGAATGTGTAGATTATCAGAACAATGGAGGCAGGAGTTTTAAGCATAGCCTTCCAAGTGGTTGTATGCTCTGAATCCGTAATCTTTCTTATATAGACCCAGCAGAAGGCAAACACATATATACAGAGAAGTGTCGTGGAGAAGACAAACATGAAGAAGAATCGGTAGTTCCTCTGCAACAACCATTAGAATATGAGATTACTTTTTAGGGAATTATGGTTAATGTGGATAGTTTAAAGACAGTTTCAGTTGGATTGTGACTTACCATCCCAATACATTGGCCAACCCAAGGGCAGTGATGGTCAAACCTTTCTACGCAGTTGTTGCAAATTGAGCAATGAGAGCACCGAGGCGGCCTATAGAGCATGCAAGTGTCACAGTATTTGACCTTAAACGTGACACCATTGAGCTCTACTTCCTTAATGCGAGGCAGTCGCAGCTGCGGAGTCTGGCCAGCCCCTGCATCCATGTTGCCATCAAGAGCTTCAGGCTCTGGAGGATGAGCATTTCTTGGGATAATACCTGGATCTCTTCCAGATGTAAGCAGCAGAAGAATTAAATCCTGAAGAAAGAAACGGAATTATATGGAAAGTCAAAAACTTGGTGAATACAACAAAATGAAAGCATCAGCTTATAGAGAACATATACAAAACGAGAAAGACTATACACTTACATAAATGGTGAACACGACGGCAACAGCTACTATTGATACTCCCCAGCTATCGGAGAAGTCATCAATAAGCTTCCTTGCGACAAAGATGCAGAAAATTGTAACAGGGACAGCAATGAGACAAATGGTCAGCGCCAGTGATCTTACATCTGGCCCAAATACAAACCTTCCTTGAAGAAAGAATATCTGCAAATTTGAAGGAAGAAACTTTAACACTCCAGTAGAGAAACTATCAAGAATAATAAAGCATTTCTCAATAACCAGAGAATCATCTAGAACGAGAAGGTTATTCAAAACCTCCTTATAAACAGGcatcaaactatatatatatataacaaaccaaaGTAACTGAAACCATGATTGAGCTATATATAGATAAAGTGAAAATGCCTTGTTTTGCTTAAAACCATCCCACCACAAAAGGCTTCTAAAAAGCTTATGCCCACCAAGTGATACATACGAAAACGACATCAAAATCTAAGGATTCTCGAAAAAGGCAATAGCTGGACTGGATTCTCCAAATGACTATCAACACAAACCAAGTTCCAATTTGAACTAGGTTGAAATAGAGACATAgctaaaatcaaaaaaaaaaattggcttaGGCAAACtaagaagaacaaaaccagAAGATGCTTTAAGAATGAGAAAACCCAAACtcagagaagacaaaaaaaaaaggactcaCATTGCTGCCTTTCCAAGTTTGGTAAACCCTTAAATCACCATTGGATCCAGAATCAGATCGCTGAGGAGGAGGCACTACATACATATCTCAACCTCAATTTCTACtacttcaatctctctctcacacacacgaCGGCGTCACCAAGAACTGAGTTTTACAAAACTCgtaagtattaaaaaaaaaaaaaaaaccccaaaaaagggaagacgaagaaggaaaGAGACTAGGTTgggtaagagagagagaggagtctCCGGCGGAAAGGATTATTCAGATTTCCGGCGAAGTAAGCCGACAAGGGCACGAGTAAGCCAGCGAAAAAgaaggggttttttttttgttggcctCTCTGCTTCCCCCAATTTCAATGGTGGGTTCCTTTCCCCacacccttttttttctttttggtgtcttctcaaaaaaaaaaaaaaaaactaataaaataaactgtGACCGtcgttttttatattttgacagCGGAATGAAAAAAGTAACATCAGCTGAcgtgttatttttttattggttcatCACTTAGTAAAACGCAGTCAAAATTACTAAGGTGGTGGACCATATCTCCTTCGTCATTTCGCTAAATAAAATTAGGAGTTTGATACAGAATATAATTGTTAATTAGGCATGGGATATTCCGGTATTCAGATTTGTTTATAGAGGAAAATTTttgatttgggtttggtttagttttataCTATAGAATTAGGTTTATAGACAATGTTATTAGGCCCACTTGTGGTAAATTCATATTTTCAAGGCTCGAAGAATATTGTaatgtttgttgtgttgttacACAAGGTTGAGTACATCATTACTCATGTTGCATGTCATCATTTTTCCTTTACATCTTTTTTCCCtcgagatttttaaaaaataacattcttattttcttttgattcatAATTTAccatcattttttattatacaaaaagaatCTCACTATTATATTTAATCAATCAAGATATCTGGAATCAAAGGAACAAACCAAACCAAGGtcgagaaaaaagaaaaccaaaccaaatccaaaaccgATAAAATGTTATATCAGATCttaatattttaagtgatttgtataaaatttacaaatcttatcTTATTCGATcaaggattttaaaaagtctcatgaaatccatgttattgaattgataatttaaaaatctactttaaaatccactgttattcaaaacagtttgtggatttagattttaataagttttagagGGGGGGTAttgaattagaattttaaaggattcttgtttttttattaaaatcttcTATTAttcaatttgtgatttttaaatcactatccaaatctagtgttattgaatTTAGAATTTCCTTAAAATCAGTCAAAGTAACTTAGaatatcttgttattcaatcatagatttataaaaatcttataaaatccattgttattcaaatttgacaatttattttgtagaagtgttttaacattgattttaaaagattttggataGTTCTTTNGGGTTATTTTCcaaatgcagtcttcgaacaaaTGGTTCCATAAGCCTACACACATATTGACTAGAGTATGAGAGATATGAGTTCCGCTCAAACCTGGATGAGAGCAGGGGAAGATCGAAAGCGACATCTTTTGTTAATGGGCTCAAGAACCTTAACGGGCCGAGGAGAAATGGGCCCAACGGCAGGAAACCTAGTTTCGCAGTCGAGGGCAGAGGAAAGTTTGCGCGGCGGCCGGGTTGAGCAGATGTCTGATTCAGGGGTTCGAACATCTCCGGTGAAGGGAGGAAAGATGATTGGGGGTTCGAATCGGGGCTTAAAGCTTTTGAAAGGGACCCTAGGAGCTTCAAATCTCCGGTACAGGAAGACGATACCAGGAAGAGGAAGCCATCGTGTGCCGTCGACGTTTCCACCAGGCAGGGCACATCTGATGGACGAGGATCTGTTCCTGCCATCGAGATTACCTGGTTTAGTTGCTCCTCTTGGTGGATCAGAAAACCAGATCTGACAGAAGAAGGGTCTTCAAAAGGCATCTCCGAGAAAGAGTTTGGAAGCGGTAAAGAGTTGGAAGACTCCGACCAGCAACTGTCCTCTTTGGATTGTAGATCGGTTAGATGCATGTCGGTGGGGAGGGTCAAGGGGAGGTAAACGGGgggaaaaagataataaaagacGAAAAAGAAAACTAGATTGCAAGAGCGAGAACAAGGAATAGAGACGCCGGTTATGTCCCGACGCCGGCAAGGTTTTCCTTTATCGGCGTCGGAGGAGGAGAGTTGCAGTGAAGGTCCCTTGATTATCGTGTCTGGGAGAAAAAGATCTTTTTTGGTTATGTCGTTCTCTTCTTTAAGACTTTACCTACATATGTgttattttgaaggatttgaaaaaaaaaaaaaaaatcaaagctctcaagaaacgaaaaaaaaaaaaggcatccTCTTCCTTTGttctttcactctctctctttcggaGAGCTGCTTTACCCTCATGTGGAGAAACTCAAGCCCCAACTTGCTAAGAAAATTACGGGGATGCTTTTGGAAATGAACAAGCCGGAGTTGCTTATATTGCTGAAGTCACCGGAAGACTTAGCTGGTAAAGTCCATGAAGCGGTTGAAGTGCTGAAGTCATCCAAGACAAATCTGACCAGTCCAAACACTCTTCGTTCTGATTACTTGGCGACTGGCGTTTCTGGCCTTTCGATTAATTGAAGagcaaaatggaaaaaaacCTAGTTTACCTTGGTTGCTGCTACACAAACTCTCGTaggattattttgtttgtttgttttttttgggttaagttCTTGGATTGCTATTCTACTTTGCCTTTATTTTCTTGTGTGAAATACATTTGCGT from Camelina sativa cultivar DH55 chromosome 9, Cs, whole genome shotgun sequence encodes:
- the LOC104710509 gene encoding double-stranded RNA-binding protein 3-like, whose protein sequence is MYKNQLQELAQRSCFNLPSYTCTREGPDHAPRFKASVNFNGEKFESPSYCSTLRQAEHSAAEVALCALSSKGPSKSLTARVLDETGIYKNLLQETAHRAGLDLPVYTSVRSGPGHIPTFSCNVELAGMSFKGESAKTKKQAEKNAAVAAWFSLRKMPRLDPLRGEEKEQEVVARVLSRFRPKEVRRREPNQSRRRTVIRTIRQTTTTRDLLCEQLKSINLYTNEASSSSPSPPPPRFWPSRTNLPQQESKVKSLLEKCQEYAERKQSLDDPIPPKPELIIKSPALSSSVESRRNNYSNLLHFPSFGLNHQKLAPAVHIRSVIPVCSAPPPKPNPNLTNPSTPSPSTTRESQEKSLRCKVIELGLESKSHD
- the LOC104710510 gene encoding probable protein S-acyltransferase 7, which encodes MYVVPPPQRSDSGSNGDLRVYQTWKGSNIFFLQGRFVFGPDVRSLALTICLIAVPVTIFCIFVARKLIDDFSDSWGVSIVAVAVVFTIYDLILLLLTSGRDPGIIPRNAHPPEPEALDGNMDAGAGQTPQLRLPRIKEVELNGVTFKVKYCDTCMLYRPPRCSHCSICNNCVERFDHHCPWVGQCIGMRNYRFFFMFVFSTTLLCIYVFAFCWVYIRKITDSEHTTTWKAMLKTPASIVLIIYTFISMWFVGGLTVFHLYLISTNQTTYENFRYRYDRRSNPHNKGVVNNFKETFCSSIPPSKNDFRAMVQREPPLPPRSVAGGFMSPNMGKANDDIEMGRKAVWADMGPTMSDHGDGKHGNNERLHVKDGELGELSPDIRTTVDEQSDRPGMHPRRSSWGRKSGSWDMSPEVMALAARVGEQNQNGGGSSSGSGLVTENRPT